The sequence ACGGTCCTGGTCCGCGTCGACGGGACCACCGATCCCCTCATGGCCGACGTAGCCGACGCCGTGGCAACCGCCACCGGCGGTTCCGTGCAGCATCTCGACATCCCGACCGACCGGTTGCCACGGCGGCTGTCTCGGTCCGATCGCTGGCTGCGCGACGCCTTCGCCGCCACGCCGGGGCCGTTGATCGCCTCCTGGCGGGTCGCTCGACAGCTCGAACGGCGGACCCGAGCGGGCGACGTCGTGGTTCTACCCGACACGGACGGCCACGCGGGGATGTTCGCCGTCGAACAGCGGATGCGGTCACCGGGCGATCGCCGCCACGTGGTCATCGGCGCGGGCCACAGCCTGGTGCTGGAGCTGGCCGCCATCGGCCCTGTGACCGGGCGGCTCCCCGACGACGACGAGTACCGGATCGACTGGGAGCTCGCCGCCTACCGCTTCGCGGAACTGGTCGTCGCGTGCAGCCCGGCTGCCATGGCAGCCCTCGAGCAGTTCGGTTGTGCCTCGCAGCTCGTCGTCCCCGCCGCCCAACCCCCGCGGTCGCCGTCACGGACGGGCGGATGGCCGCTCAGGGTTCGCATCCCGGAACCGGTGTCGCGACGGGCCCGCACTCCGCAGATCCTGCGGGCGCTCACGGGACTACTCGCACGAGGCACCCCCATTGCGGTCGCGATCTCCGACGACGACCGGCCCGACCGGGTGTGGACGGGTACCAGCTGGGATGCGCTCGCCGGCGTCCGCGCCGTGCTGGGCGAGACGATCACGCGGACGGCGGTGTCCGAACCCGGTGACGTCGTGATCGTGGGTGATCCGTTCCTCCCGCCGCCCGACGAGGTGGTCCACCACCGCGATCGAGGCGCTCGCGTCCTGGCAGCCGAGGGCAGCGTCGCGGCGAGCATGTGGCCGGACGCCGAGACGTGGACGAACGAGGACGACCTCGAACGCCTGCTGGGCGGTGACACGGCTCCACCAGGCCGGGAGCCAGCGCCAGACCGTCGTGGGCATCTGGCACCGCCCGTCGCGGCGTGGGACGCCGAACGGGCCTCGCAGGTGTCCGTCGCCGTGCCGGTTTTCCGGGACGTGCGGTTCCTCGACGAGTGCCTCTCGTCGGTGCTCGGACAGGACCAAGTTCCCCACGAGGTGATCCTCGTGGATGACGGATCAGGCTCGGCGGAGGTCGACCGCTGTCTGGACCGATGGCGCGAGCGCGAGCCGGAGCTCGTACGCATCCTGCGCCAACCCAACCGCGGGGTCAGCGCGGCAC is a genomic window of Actinomycetota bacterium containing:
- a CDS encoding glycosyltransferase family 2 protein encodes the protein MVWRSHSQGRTVLVRVDGTTDPLMADVADAVATATGGSVQHLDIPTDRLPRRLSRSDRWLRDAFAATPGPLIASWRVARQLERRTRAGDVVVLPDTDGHAGMFAVEQRMRSPGDRRHVVIGAGHSLVLELAAIGPVTGRLPDDDEYRIDWELAAYRFAELVVACSPAAMAALEQFGCASQLVVPAAQPPRSPSRTGGWPLRVRIPEPVSRRARTPQILRALTGLLARGTPIAVAISDDDRPDRVWTGTSWDALAGVRAVLGETITRTAVSEPGDVVIVGDPFLPPPDEVVHHRDRGARVLAAEGSVAASMWPDAETWTNEDDLERLLGGDTAPPGREPAPDRRGHLAPPVAAWDAERASQVSVAVPVFRDVRFLDECLSSVLGQDQVPHEVILVDDGSGSAEVDRCLDRWREREPELVRILRQPNRGVSAARNLALEHMTGDAFVFIDQDDELRPTFLSRCAEALRANPDVTAVATWTEFFGAYAGVEAKPPFDARVGMRENPIVSTCVLV